A single window of Vibrio gazogenes DNA harbors:
- a CDS encoding PTS sugar transporter subunit IIB, with protein sequence MKIIVVCGNGLGTSLMMEMSIKAIVKELNVDAAVDHVDLGSAKGTDCDIFVGTNDIAEQLNTLAVEPRIVALDNMVDKAAMKARLSQALQELGYL encoded by the coding sequence ATGAAAATTATAGTGGTTTGCGGTAATGGTCTCGGCACCAGCCTGATGATGGAAATGAGTATTAAAGCGATTGTGAAAGAGCTCAATGTTGATGCGGCTGTTGATCATGTTGATCTCGGCTCAGCAAAAGGAACCGATTGTGACATCTTTGTCGGCACGAACGATATCGCCGAGCAGCTCAATACATTGGCGGTCGAGCCACGGATTGTTGCACTGGATAATATGGTCGATAAAGCGGCGATGAAAGCGCGTTTGTCTCAAGCTTTGCAAGAGCTGGGTTACCTGTAA
- a CDS encoding PTS ascorbate transporter subunit IIC: MEFFNFLMNDVLSEPSVLVGLIALIGLIAQKKSVTECIKGTVKTILGFIILGAGAGLVVNSLGDFATIFQHAFGITGVVPNNEAIVSIAQKSFGREMAMIMFFAMLVNILIARFTPWKFIFLTGHHTLFMSMMVAAILASSGMTGVPLIALGSIVVGCVMVFFPAIAHRYMKQVTGSDDVAIGHFSTLSYVLAGFIGSKLGNKAHSTEDMNVPKSLLFLRDTPVAISFTMGIIFIITCLFAGGDYVREVSGGKHWFMFALIQSISFAGGVYVILQGVRMIIAEIVPAFKGISDKLVPNAKPALDCPVVFPYAPNAVLVGFLSSFAAGLVGMLLLYMMNLTIIIPGVVPHFFVGAAAGVFGNATGGRRGAILGAFAQGLLITFLPVFLLPVLGDLGFANTTFSDSDFGVIGILLGLIVR, translated from the coding sequence ATGGAATTCTTTAATTTCTTAATGAATGACGTTCTGTCAGAGCCTTCGGTGTTGGTCGGTTTGATTGCTTTGATTGGTCTGATCGCACAGAAGAAATCGGTGACCGAATGTATCAAAGGGACGGTAAAAACAATACTGGGTTTTATTATCTTGGGAGCAGGAGCCGGCCTGGTTGTGAACTCACTCGGTGACTTTGCCACCATTTTTCAACACGCTTTTGGCATTACCGGTGTTGTGCCCAATAATGAAGCGATCGTCTCGATCGCACAGAAATCCTTTGGCCGCGAAATGGCAATGATTATGTTCTTTGCGATGCTGGTGAATATTTTGATTGCGCGGTTTACACCATGGAAATTTATCTTTTTGACCGGGCATCATACCCTGTTTATGTCGATGATGGTGGCCGCGATTCTTGCCAGTAGTGGGATGACCGGTGTGCCGCTGATTGCTTTAGGATCGATTGTGGTTGGCTGTGTGATGGTGTTCTTCCCGGCGATTGCTCACCGCTACATGAAACAGGTGACCGGTTCTGACGATGTGGCGATTGGTCACTTTTCGACACTTTCTTATGTACTCGCTGGGTTTATCGGCAGCAAACTGGGTAATAAAGCCCACTCCACTGAAGATATGAATGTTCCCAAAAGCTTACTTTTTTTACGCGATACGCCCGTTGCTATCTCGTTCACCATGGGGATCATTTTCATCATCACTTGTCTGTTCGCCGGCGGTGACTATGTCCGTGAGGTCAGTGGCGGTAAACACTGGTTTATGTTTGCCTTAATCCAGTCCATCTCCTTTGCCGGTGGGGTATATGTCATCTTGCAAGGGGTACGGATGATTATCGCTGAAATCGTCCCGGCGTTTAAAGGTATCTCCGATAAGCTGGTGCCGAATGCAAAACCCGCATTGGATTGTCCGGTCGTCTTTCCTTATGCACCGAACGCGGTATTGGTCGGTTTCCTGTCGAGTTTTGCCGCAGGTTTAGTCGGGATGCTACTGCTTTACATGATGAATTTAACCATCATCATTCCCGGTGTGGTGCCGCACTTTTTCGTCGGGGCTGCCGCTGGTGTCTTCGGCAACGCAACCGGCGGACGACGCGGTGCGATCTTAGGCGCGTTCGCACAAGGGCTGCTGATCACCTTCCTGCCGGTCTTCCTGCTACCTGTACTGGGTGATTTAGGCTTTGCCAATACCACATTCAGTGATTCTGACTTCGGAGTCATCGGGATTTTACTTGGCTTGATTGTGCGCTAA
- a CDS encoding trypsin-like serine peptidase: MKLRILSLSIIGLCSLGVQADDLSQFTEISQKANFIDGVNVVEPPEFTNDPTFSDSIADRANAMGAIAVDRDGNQYTADISEDALRAFEAAVKTFDELGLDATLFSTPEKDATIKPKVTGEEEEIQGVVIGSDDRTRITNTTSSPYKYIGHISVGCTGTLIGDKYVLTAGHCVADGRGNWYQKLDFAAGQNGSAKPWGTTKWKNAVTTTAWFNNRNSNYDYALIVLEKAPHGGSAAWGVYSGGTHSVTGYPGDKTRWTLWTDSGKTNTISSYRICYTLDTAGGQSGSGIRDSSNYVRGIHTTGSSSRNCGTRLTSTVYSELKRWISSY; the protein is encoded by the coding sequence ATGAAGCTTAGAATTTTGTCTCTTTCAATCATTGGGTTGTGTTCACTTGGTGTTCAGGCCGATGACTTATCACAATTTACTGAAATCTCTCAAAAAGCAAATTTTATTGATGGCGTTAATGTTGTTGAGCCGCCTGAATTTACCAATGATCCGACGTTTAGTGATTCGATTGCTGACCGGGCCAATGCAATGGGAGCAATTGCTGTTGATCGGGACGGAAATCAATATACCGCTGATATTTCAGAAGACGCATTGCGAGCATTTGAGGCCGCAGTGAAGACATTCGATGAACTGGGTCTGGATGCCACGTTATTTAGCACTCCGGAAAAAGACGCAACGATTAAACCGAAAGTGACCGGAGAAGAGGAAGAGATTCAGGGGGTCGTCATTGGTAGTGATGATCGGACCCGGATCACGAACACAACGTCTTCACCTTATAAGTATATCGGCCATATCTCAGTTGGATGTACCGGTACACTGATTGGTGATAAATATGTACTGACTGCGGGCCACTGTGTTGCAGACGGACGGGGCAATTGGTATCAGAAGTTGGATTTTGCCGCCGGACAGAATGGTTCTGCAAAACCTTGGGGAACAACCAAATGGAAAAATGCAGTCACCACGACCGCCTGGTTTAATAACCGTAATTCTAATTATGATTATGCATTAATTGTGTTGGAAAAAGCGCCACATGGGGGCTCCGCTGCCTGGGGCGTTTATTCTGGTGGTACGCATTCGGTTACCGGATATCCGGGCGATAAAACCCGCTGGACCCTGTGGACTGACTCCGGCAAAACCAACACCATCTCTTCTTACCGCATCTGTTACACATTGGATACTGCCGGTGGTCAAAGCGGTAGTGGCATCCGGGATTCGAGTAACTACGTTCGCGGTATTCATACAACCGGTTCATCTTCCCGTAACTGTGGTACTCGGCTGACCAGTACCGTATACAGTGAACTGAAAAGATGGATATCTTCTTATTAA
- a CDS encoding helix-turn-helix domain-containing protein, translating into MDDRALDQQRIEFLRHDANIGENDKLAPRLLSNRISNGLSRKAGVVMSKASIVKRVAGIHAKQPWFVLSAAQDFSLCSSDIAEVSHFYGFEADSSASLTLAIPDGCIDILFDCDATSPTAYVCGTTLEATRANFVHQHRYFGVRFVPGVIPDFLNASASEMINHLLRLHDVVPTCNALFEQVVSAPTFVQQVTLTQQFLKDKLLNNRRRRRFSPLTSQAIELICHHKGNIQIKQLEALTGYTSRTLQRQFLGDLGLSPKAFSRIIRCQSAVYHINHQQQVIFSDLAYGLGFSDQSHFLREFKRLVSATPLDYQKRVKHETYLNRIRYN; encoded by the coding sequence TTGGATGATAGAGCGCTGGATCAGCAGCGTATTGAATTTTTGCGACATGACGCAAATATTGGTGAAAATGACAAACTGGCACCTCGCTTGCTTTCTAACCGTATTTCGAACGGTTTATCCCGAAAAGCAGGTGTCGTTATGTCAAAAGCTTCGATTGTCAAACGCGTGGCAGGCATCCACGCCAAACAACCTTGGTTTGTCCTCAGTGCCGCGCAGGATTTTTCGCTCTGTTCCTCTGATATTGCTGAGGTTTCTCACTTCTATGGCTTTGAAGCGGACTCGTCCGCATCACTGACACTCGCGATTCCCGATGGCTGTATCGACATCCTTTTCGACTGTGATGCCACCTCTCCGACCGCATATGTTTGTGGGACGACACTCGAAGCAACCCGAGCTAATTTCGTCCATCAACATCGGTATTTCGGAGTGCGGTTTGTGCCGGGTGTCATCCCTGATTTCTTGAATGCATCCGCCAGTGAGATGATCAACCATCTACTGCGTTTGCATGATGTGGTGCCAACATGTAATGCCCTGTTCGAACAAGTGGTCAGTGCACCAACGTTTGTCCAGCAAGTAACCCTGACGCAGCAGTTTCTGAAGGATAAGTTGTTGAATAATCGGCGGAGGAGACGCTTTTCACCACTGACGTCGCAAGCGATTGAGCTCATTTGTCATCATAAAGGGAATATTCAGATCAAGCAGTTAGAAGCATTAACCGGCTACACCAGCCGTACGTTACAACGCCAGTTTCTCGGTGATTTGGGACTGTCGCCCAAAGCGTTCAGCCGGATCATCCGCTGTCAGTCTGCGGTGTATCATATCAACCATCAGCAACAGGTCATTTTTTCCGACTTGGCTTATGGCTTAGGGTTCAGTGATCAGTCTCATTTCTTGAGAGAATTCAAACGATTAGTGAGCGCGACACCACTCGATTACCAAAAGCGGGTTAAACATGAAACTTATCTGAACCGGATTCGTTACAACTGA
- a CDS encoding tyramine oxidase subunit B — MSESTKIDFIYLSEQDMLKAGVTDMPSCVDTMEEMFGLLWQGDYRMAGANNDSHGAMVIFPEESPFPTMPKPTADRRLMAMPAYLGGNFQTCGVKWYGSNIANREKGLPRSILMFILNDIETGAPLAYMSANLLSAYRTGAVPGVGARHLARKDSKVIGLLGPGVMGKTAVAAFITACPQIDTIKVKGRGQKSLDSFLTWVASTYPQITTVEIVDSLEEVVRGSDIVTYCNSGETGDPALYPIVKREWVKPGAFLAMPAYCRLDEAMEQDDVRKVLDNTGLYQAWYEEVPKPAHHHIPVIGVRFMDMIAEGKITLDQLEDIGEIVAGEAPGRNNDEEIIIMSVGGLPVEDVAWATVLYRNALAQGIGVKLNLWDEPVLS; from the coding sequence ATGTCAGAGAGTACCAAAATTGATTTTATTTACCTGTCGGAGCAGGACATGCTCAAAGCAGGAGTTACCGATATGCCAAGCTGCGTTGATACGATGGAAGAGATGTTTGGCCTGCTGTGGCAGGGCGACTATCGCATGGCTGGCGCAAATAATGATTCTCATGGTGCGATGGTTATTTTCCCAGAGGAATCGCCTTTTCCGACCATGCCGAAACCGACCGCAGATCGCCGTTTGATGGCCATGCCGGCTTATCTTGGCGGAAACTTCCAGACATGTGGCGTGAAATGGTATGGCTCCAACATTGCCAACCGCGAGAAAGGTCTGCCCCGTTCCATCCTGATGTTTATCCTCAACGATATTGAGACAGGCGCACCACTGGCTTATATGTCTGCGAATCTGTTATCCGCTTATCGTACCGGTGCGGTACCGGGAGTAGGGGCGCGCCATCTGGCACGTAAAGACTCGAAAGTCATCGGTCTGCTCGGCCCCGGTGTGATGGGCAAAACCGCTGTTGCTGCATTTATTACTGCCTGTCCTCAGATTGATACCATCAAAGTGAAAGGTCGCGGACAGAAAAGTCTCGATAGCTTCCTCACTTGGGTGGCATCCACATATCCGCAAATCACCACCGTCGAGATTGTCGATTCACTGGAAGAGGTCGTACGAGGCTCAGATATTGTGACGTACTGTAATTCCGGTGAGACCGGTGACCCGGCGTTATATCCGATCGTCAAACGCGAATGGGTTAAACCGGGCGCTTTCTTGGCGATGCCTGCCTATTGTCGTCTTGATGAAGCGATGGAGCAGGATGACGTGCGCAAAGTACTCGACAATACCGGTTTGTATCAGGCTTGGTACGAAGAAGTGCCGAAACCAGCGCATCATCATATTCCGGTGATCGGCGTGCGCTTTATGGACATGATTGCCGAAGGAAAAATCACGCTCGACCAACTGGAAGATATCGGTGAGATTGTTGCCGGCGAAGCGCCCGGTCGTAACAACGATGAAGAGATCATCATCATGTCAGTCGGTGGTTTACCGGTAGAAGATGTGGCGTGGGCCACCGTGCTTTATCGTAACGCCCTCGCACAGGGAATTGGCGTCAAACTGAATTTGTGGGATGAGCCAGTACTGAGCTGA
- a CDS encoding RidA family protein, with product MTQIVKVKTGSKFEALGSYSRLVAVDNWIFVSNTAGRNPESQQISDDVIEQAQQVFDNIEKALASVGAGLGDVVMSRVFIQDPAHVPLVMEFVGQKFKGIDPATTVTCPPLGSTIYLVELEVTAYRGAGDSEADRITI from the coding sequence ATGACTCAAATTGTAAAAGTAAAAACGGGTTCAAAGTTTGAAGCGCTTGGCAGCTATTCCCGCCTTGTGGCGGTAGATAACTGGATATTTGTTTCCAATACCGCCGGTCGTAACCCGGAATCTCAACAGATCTCTGATGATGTGATTGAGCAGGCTCAGCAGGTATTCGACAACATTGAAAAAGCGCTGGCCTCTGTCGGTGCCGGGCTGGGCGATGTCGTGATGTCTCGCGTTTTTATTCAGGACCCGGCCCATGTCCCGCTGGTGATGGAATTTGTCGGCCAAAAATTTAAGGGCATTGATCCGGCGACAACGGTGACCTGCCCGCCCTTGGGATCGACAATCTATCTGGTTGAGCTGGAAGTCACAGCTTATCGTGGCGCCGGTGATAGCGAGGCAGACAGAATCACGATCTGA
- a CDS encoding NAD(P)/FAD-dependent oxidoreductase translates to MTQRLEPVKTQDQLPASTQVVIIGGGIIGVSAALTLAERNIPVVLLEKGQIGAEQSSRNLGWIRKTNRHAEDIPLAQAADRLWAKMPERIGRSVGYQQSGILFAARDEQQMAMYQGWHQSVQSLQLDSRLLNPQQIDQLAPGGREKWIGGVYTPSDGFAEPAIATSAMAQRAIEKGAVMVQNCAVRTLSTAGGKVSGVVTEQGEIRCNQVLLASGAWSRRFLGNHGVSFPTLPIICSVLRTKATQGPTEIAFAAPDFSFRRHSDGGFVITQRGALDAPLTLDHLLIGMRYLSQLRAQRSYMRMSLGRHFLRDLALPRRWKANGVSPFERIRTLNPSANEEINQEAMTNLANAWPMFAGVEIDESWAGLIDVTPDSVPVIDHISKIPGLTIATGFSGHGFGTGPAAGQLAADLVSNVTPIVDPTPYRFARF, encoded by the coding sequence ATGACACAGAGATTGGAACCCGTAAAGACGCAAGATCAGCTCCCCGCATCCACCCAAGTGGTGATTATCGGTGGAGGCATTATTGGTGTCAGTGCCGCATTAACACTGGCTGAGCGGAACATTCCGGTGGTTTTGCTCGAAAAAGGACAAATTGGTGCAGAGCAGTCATCACGTAATCTCGGTTGGATCCGCAAAACCAACCGTCATGCCGAAGACATCCCGCTGGCACAGGCAGCAGATCGGCTTTGGGCCAAGATGCCAGAACGGATCGGACGCTCGGTTGGCTATCAGCAGTCTGGCATTCTGTTTGCTGCACGTGATGAACAACAGATGGCGATGTACCAAGGGTGGCATCAATCGGTTCAGTCATTGCAGTTGGACTCTCGACTCCTTAACCCACAGCAAATCGATCAACTGGCTCCCGGTGGGCGTGAAAAATGGATCGGTGGTGTGTATACCCCGTCCGATGGATTTGCAGAACCTGCCATTGCGACCAGTGCCATGGCTCAGCGAGCGATTGAAAAAGGGGCGGTGATGGTACAGAACTGTGCCGTCCGCACACTCTCTACGGCGGGCGGCAAGGTCAGTGGCGTTGTCACCGAACAAGGTGAAATCCGCTGTAATCAAGTGCTGCTTGCCAGTGGCGCGTGGTCGAGACGCTTCTTGGGCAATCATGGTGTGTCGTTCCCGACACTGCCGATTATCTGTTCCGTATTACGTACCAAGGCGACTCAAGGGCCGACAGAGATTGCGTTTGCAGCGCCAGACTTTTCTTTTCGCCGCCATTCAGACGGTGGGTTTGTCATTACGCAGCGCGGGGCATTGGATGCACCACTGACACTGGATCATCTTTTGATCGGGATGCGTTATTTGTCGCAGTTACGTGCACAGCGCAGTTATATGCGCATGTCGCTCGGGCGTCATTTCCTTCGGGATCTGGCCTTGCCACGACGCTGGAAGGCGAACGGTGTGTCTCCATTCGAACGGATTCGGACTCTGAACCCGTCAGCCAATGAAGAGATTAACCAAGAAGCAATGACGAATCTCGCCAATGCTTGGCCGATGTTTGCGGGCGTTGAAATTGATGAAAGCTGGGCCGGGCTGATTGATGTCACACCGGATTCAGTCCCCGTCATTGATCACATAAGCAAGATTCCCGGCCTGACGATCGCAACCGGTTTTTCCGGTCACGGATTTGGTACCGGCCCGGCAGCAGGACAGCTCGCCGCGGACTTGGTCTCGAATGTTACGCCGATTGTCGATCCGACACCTTATCGATTTGCGCGGTTTTAA
- a CDS encoding APC family permease produces the protein MSNQTHVQSMDTVGLSITPRPRLKMRLPTMMAICIGLVIVQGSMISATQGIGIGGMSFIAAMIAALALAQFNAMSFAELSLMFPQEGTLATYTQKAIGHFPAIVAVFAGYVVVAILAVPVEMFLVDGMLAQLFPGMLPDKVVPLLILGVLTITNLVGADVFARVQNLLAFVLVSALILVGLTAITGLSQTHPDLAGQAVDWSFNGVWDGSFIGLIALAMWMMVGVEFICPMINEVQQPRKNIPRAMHLSLLFIFLIFLAFAYGASLYLSRDALVESPLPYLDYVHAVFGKSGLVIATVMALAATCSTINTVLASVPRMLHGMAMQKQAFPQLKAVNRFDAPWAAIVMLSVCTAVSYFIFEIDALIVLVIAATTSWLLAYIVAHIDVIVLRQRLPKQARPYRTPFYPWPQIIGIVSMLYVALNNSPDPSMTRMVYIITGSILLIISLIAAFWVKFYMKRGLFEPDID, from the coding sequence ATGAGCAATCAAACACATGTACAAAGTATGGATACTGTCGGGCTGTCGATAACACCCCGTCCACGGTTAAAAATGCGTTTGCCGACGATGATGGCAATCTGTATTGGTTTGGTCATTGTGCAAGGGTCGATGATTTCTGCAACGCAGGGCATCGGGATCGGCGGCATGTCGTTCATTGCTGCGATGATTGCAGCATTAGCGCTTGCTCAGTTCAATGCGATGAGTTTTGCTGAATTATCATTGATGTTTCCGCAAGAAGGGACGTTAGCGACCTATACGCAAAAAGCGATTGGTCATTTCCCGGCGATTGTTGCGGTGTTTGCCGGATATGTTGTGGTTGCGATTCTGGCCGTACCCGTGGAAATGTTTCTGGTCGATGGGATGTTAGCGCAACTGTTTCCGGGGATGCTGCCGGACAAAGTGGTGCCGCTCCTGATTTTAGGGGTTCTTACGATCACCAATCTGGTGGGGGCCGATGTATTTGCCCGAGTTCAAAATCTGCTGGCATTTGTGTTGGTCAGCGCCTTGATTCTGGTTGGGCTGACTGCGATTACCGGCTTAAGTCAGACACATCCTGATTTGGCCGGGCAAGCGGTAGACTGGAGTTTCAACGGTGTTTGGGACGGGAGCTTCATCGGTCTGATTGCTTTAGCCATGTGGATGATGGTCGGTGTTGAATTTATCTGTCCGATGATCAACGAAGTCCAACAGCCACGGAAGAACATTCCCCGGGCCATGCATTTGTCACTGCTATTTATATTCTTGATCTTCTTGGCTTTTGCTTACGGTGCCAGTCTTTATTTAAGTCGGGATGCGCTCGTTGAATCACCGCTGCCGTATTTGGATTATGTCCATGCTGTTTTTGGAAAGAGTGGCTTAGTGATCGCAACCGTCATGGCTCTCGCTGCCACCTGTAGTACGATCAATACCGTACTGGCCTCAGTGCCGAGAATGTTGCACGGTATGGCAATGCAGAAGCAGGCTTTTCCGCAACTGAAAGCCGTCAACCGGTTTGATGCGCCTTGGGCAGCGATTGTGATGCTCTCTGTCTGTACCGCTGTTTCCTATTTTATCTTTGAGATTGATGCGTTGATTGTGTTGGTGATTGCAGCAACCACCAGTTGGCTATTGGCTTATATTGTGGCTCACATTGATGTGATCGTGTTGCGTCAACGACTGCCAAAACAAGCGCGTCCCTACCGCACACCGTTCTATCCTTGGCCTCAGATTATCGGGATTGTCAGTATGCTATATGTGGCACTCAACAATTCACCGGATCCGAGTATGACCCGGATGGTATACATCATCACCGGTAGCATTTTACTTATCATCAGTTTGATCGCGGCATTTTGGGTAAAATTTTACATGAAACGCGGATTGTTTGAGCCGGATATCGATTAA
- a CDS encoding AraC family transcriptional regulator has product MPKSTPETTLLPPSQFAYTIDPSHPVLTHSRNMLAETRMTPHAHPRGQLLWAAQGIVKVTSDEAIWIVPSTHAVWIPGGVVHQVQSETVTHMRNLYVDPSFPIRTQQKGIAMLKITPLIRELILRLVEGHDSLQEGPMKRLGLVLIDEIATLDELRVYLPAGKDPRLNRLITHIINEPLHHSTLQQRAAQVGASVRTIERLFKAETGMTYRQWCSRHRLISTLELLRQGENTNRVAYELGYKSVSSFISAFKTLFGCTPQVYAQQENHQLPPIQS; this is encoded by the coding sequence ATGCCCAAGAGTACTCCTGAGACGACATTACTGCCACCGAGTCAGTTTGCCTATACCATCGACCCTTCTCATCCAGTGCTCACTCACAGCCGCAATATGCTGGCGGAAACTCGAATGACACCCCATGCCCATCCCAGAGGTCAGTTGTTATGGGCAGCGCAAGGCATTGTCAAAGTCACCAGTGATGAGGCAATCTGGATTGTGCCGTCCACGCACGCCGTTTGGATCCCCGGTGGCGTCGTACATCAGGTTCAATCGGAAACCGTGACCCACATGCGCAACTTGTATGTTGATCCGTCATTTCCGATTCGGACACAGCAAAAAGGCATCGCGATGCTGAAAATAACCCCGTTGATCCGCGAGCTAATTTTACGTCTGGTTGAAGGGCACGATTCGTTACAAGAAGGGCCGATGAAACGGCTCGGACTGGTTTTAATTGATGAGATCGCCACGCTGGATGAGCTCAGAGTGTATTTACCGGCAGGCAAAGATCCGAGGTTAAACCGATTAATCACGCATATCATCAATGAGCCATTACACCACAGCACCCTACAACAGCGTGCTGCGCAAGTGGGTGCCAGCGTCCGTACCATTGAACGGTTGTTTAAAGCAGAAACGGGGATGACTTATCGGCAATGGTGTAGCAGGCACCGATTGATTAGCACTCTTGAGCTGTTAAGGCAGGGAGAAAATACCAACCGCGTCGCTTATGAATTGGGTTATAAAAGTGTGAGCAGCTTTATTAGTGCCTTTAAGACCTTGTTTGGATGTACACCACAAGTCTATGCACAGCAAGAAAACCATCAACTCCCTCCCATTCAATCCTAA